One genomic segment of Pseudorasbora parva isolate DD20220531a chromosome 6, ASM2467924v1, whole genome shotgun sequence includes these proteins:
- the LOC137078695 gene encoding RING finger protein 223 codes for MEPSPVLWHTQGVLLETDLERMSSHPECSICFNTYDNVFKTPKQLDCTHTFCLECLSRIMASSMDAQNSKISCPFCRHLTTIPKRGPPALTTSQEVLCRLPVHQQQEEPVWLDGERLCYQRPIDKPGLPAFCICIDIGASGQSGVSSSQTRPRLGLLERLMDWKRLLLFIFLMVLLLGIVLWPLQCIVTTGSMRCSSPNLQMPSTTASTTTLTVATQK; via the coding sequence ATGGAGCCGAGCCCAGTGCTGTGGCACACTCAGGGGGTCCTGCTGGAAACCGACCTGGAGAGGATGAGCTCTCATCCCGAGTGCTCCATCTGCTTCAACACCTATGACAATGTCTTCAAAACGCCCAAGCAGTTGGATTGCACACACACCTTCTGCCTTGAGTGCCTTTCCCGCATCATGGCTTCCTCCATGGACGCTCAAAACTCTAAAATCTCCTGCCCTTTCTGCCGCCACCTCACTACTATCCCAAAAAGGGGGCCTCCGGCTTTGACCACCAGCCAGGAGGTGCTGTGTCGCCTGCCTGTCCACCAGCAGCAGGAAGAGCCCGTATGGCTGGACGGGGAGAGGCTGTGCTACCAGCGGCCAATAGACAAGCCAGGCCTCCCAGCGTTCTGCATCTGCATCGATATCGGGGCCAGTGGGCAGAGCGGCGTATCTTCTTCCCAAACTCGACCGAGACTTGGGCTTCTGGAACGGTTGATGGACTGGAAGCGTTTGCTTCTCTTTATATTCCTCATGGTGCTGCTGCTGGGAATCGTTTTGTGGCCCCTGCAGTGTATCGTCACGACGGGCTCCATGCGCTGTTCGTCCCCTAACCTGCAGATGCCTTCAACTACAGCTTCTACTACCACACTCACGGTAGCAACTCAAAAGTGA